TCACATAAATAGAACACTACGTAGTTGTTAACAAGCATGCATGATGAAGGGAttttagagaaagagaaaaggcaAGTCGCTAGCTTTAATTTTAATCTGTCGTCTGCCCTCTTGCAACATATATGAGATGGATGTATCACGCATGTGCCTTTAAATTTACAGATGAGTTTTGCTCCATATTTGTCTGCCTGCTTTGAATGGATCCATCGTACAATTACTATCATGACCAGATGCATGTGTATGAAAGACAACAGGTTATGGATACTATTTGTAAGCAATCTCTAGCTGCTTGAAGTGTAAAATTAATTACAATTGGTGACTATTTTTTATAGTTACTAGTTACTACATTGCTAATGTGGTATGTGAATTGGTGGTCTGACCGGGATCTAGAATCTCCTTCACTACAAGATTTCTAGCCCGGTTTATAGTCATGAAACACAGATACAAATGCTCCTCCAGCTCATCTAGCTGCTGTCTAAAGCTACAATCATTTTTCTTCAGCTGGCGTGCTACTTCGCCGCCGGCTTGGAGCCAGTCCTCCTCGCCGCGCTCCACCCAAAACTGAACCATTCCGCGCATGTGCTCAAGCTCATCGTTTAGCCGAGCCACGAGCCGGCTCACCGTCTCCAAATCCCTGTTTACTATGTAAGCTCCCTTGGTAGCCGCATCGAGCTGAGCCGCCATCCTAGCTAGTCTCCTCGACGAAGCCAGGTCGAGTGAGGTTGCTATAAGAGTTGGTGCAGCTACAACTAGTGCAAGTGCATGCGTGACAACAATTACACTTAGTGTAGTCGTTATTGCCACCAAGATGATAGCCGATCCGGTTTGGAATTTGCCTGTGAGACTTAGCTTAGCTCGAGTCTTATTGCGAGTTAACTCAAGCCGTTTCAACAAATCAGAGCATCTAACTTGAATACTTTGAATTCGTTTGGGAGATAAAACAATAGAGAATTTGGTTAGTTGGTTTAGTGTCGTAGGAGCTAGACATTTATTTAGAGACTGAAGTGTAGTTCTGATGGTACGGTATTTAACACGTGTACGGTCGATATCTTTTAGTAGGAGACCACACAGGGCGGAAGCATCTGCGGTTTGGGTAAAATAGTCGGATAGAAGTGCATGGTTCTTTGGGTGGTTTCGGGTCAGTGCCAAGATCCGAGTAATCATGGTTTGATCCGGATCCAAAAGATGCTCCACGAAGAGCCGATAGGATGGGAGCCGAGCCGCAGTTCTCGACTCCATTTGAATAAGCTTGGAGCCGGTGGAATCAGCATTGGATAGCGTGACGACACGTGTCCAAAAGTCGAGGTAGGATTCGGTGCGGAAGGCATTAGCGTATTCTTCTGTTACATCCACTCCCATTGAAGAATTTGGTGTGCCAAGGGGTCTTGATGATGcttcaaaataaataattttgtgTTCATGATTTATCATGATATATGTACAGTTTAAACGAAAAATAGGGATTATAAATTATGAATGATAAGTACACCAAAAAACTTTTGGTTTTACCAGTACAAGAAATAAACTTTCGGATGCGTGCACTAAGCTTTTGCGTCATTTCGTCTTGTGAAATTGTGAAGctaaatattataaaaaaaaaaccacgttGAGGAATAACAAATGAGGTTATATAGGAGAATAAAAGTCATAACCatcaaaaacagaagaaaacagAGTTAGAAAGCAGCATGTATGAAAGAGGAGAATACCAACCTTTCCAAAAGAGCACAGCGCTTTGCTTTGTTGTTATAGTGGAAAAGGAATTAAAGGGGATCAAGTAAAGGAATTCCGTTTTATACCAGCTCAAACGTGCACTTCGAAGGTTGCTTGCAAGAAAGATAGGTATGCTAAGCTTTCAATAATCATGGACGAACCTTGTAGTGCACGGGAAGACTCGATCATGATTAGAAGTGAGCTTAAGCTTCCACAAACAATCCTGAAGAAATTTCCCTTCCAATTTCGTTCAAGCAAGTCTCACCATGTAATGCGTCCCTCCCTCCAAGTGTAAAGGGGTTGCTTAATCAAGCATCACCATGTAAATGCTTCATGTATAAGAGTTCCACGCGCGTATTAGTCCATGGAAGAGAGGGCCATAAGATACCAAAGACGAGATGTAATAATGTACTAGCAATCGAATCAGTGTGATGCCACGAGATTTGTAGTCGCTAATACTTTTTTATTTAATGCTTATCAAAAATTTAATAGATTGTAATACATGAGTTTGAAAACGTACGATTGAAAAGTAGATTGTGACCGATTTGTAAACACTCTTTCGTATCGTGCATATCTTAAACAGCTTGAACATGTAACAATCTACTCACCCTGTTAATGTTTCAAGTACTATTTCCTTAACACCTAAATTCTCCCATGGTGTTTGCCCTTAGTTTTCTTAAAGTGAGAATTGAAAAGAATAGAACAATTCCCCTTATCCCTAGGTAAAGCTCAATCTATCCTAAATTAGTCAATTTGAAATTCAACAGAAACAGAGCTATAAATAGAAATAAGAGGAATCTCATAAGCATATAAACCTAAAAAGTCCATAGGCAGAGAAACCTGAAACATCATTTGGTAAATTTGCGAGTGTAAGAAAACTTTtgttattgtttctttttgtgcAGTGTTCACTCGGGACACCTTCTACACGTTAACTAGAATCCTTGATGAACACCTTCTACACGTTAACTAGAATCCTTGATGAACAAGTAACTAAACTTGAAAGAACTTACCAAAAAtaagggggtgtattcaattagaATAGACTCattttgtattttaaaagtCTTTTAAAATCTTGTGGTATttaattgagattttaaaaaaTCCTCTTAAATCTTGTGGTATTCAAAAGTTCAAGGATTTTATAGGATTTTATTAAATGATTGATTCTGTGGAATTTTGGAGTGCTTGCTATAAATACCAAACCCTATCAGAAATCCACTCTCTAGAGGTGAGATTTTGacatctttaattttttttcctcctcaTTCTGAAGACGAACTGACCTTGACTTAATTCTTACTTCGAACTGACCTCAATCTTTCGTTATTCTCTACTAGCCAGGTAAtttctcattctttgttttggtatttgggGTTGGAAACTAGCACTGACCATCTGGGTCGGTGCTGTACGTGCTTGGACTGGCGCATATAGTTTGACACAAACACAGTACTTATATCAATTTCTATGTACTGGGAAAAAGCAATAGGATTGGTTCATAGTTTCAATTTCTATGTACTGGGCAAGAGCAATATGATTGGTTCATAGTTTTCAATTTCTATGTCCCTGGCAAGAGCAATACAAACCGGTAAATTGTTGCTCGCACTCTGATCAATTGCTTCTTTTTAGAGTAATTCTTAACTTAGAAAATTAATGAAATAGTGAAACTAAAGCATGTcaatacaaaaatatataactaAGAATTAAGCGCTTCCGACGAGTAGTGCATATATAACCATGAATTCATGAATTGGCTGTAACATTGTATTTGCATATTGAGTTggctataatatatatacatattgtagtttttcttcttcttcttcttcttcttcttcttcttcttcttcctcttctttggaTTGGCATTCATGTCTAACTATGATTTGGCTCTTGAATTATGGCGTGCATACTGTGCTAAAATGCCTAAGATGTCTCCTAATGTCTTATATTTTTGATGCATGCAGGGCTTCTTCTCAACTACTTATGGAACCATACACGAGAGACCCTCTATACACTATTTACGAAAGCGTGAGAGATCTCAGGgaacattgtgaaacatgttcTGCAATTTTTCTTTCACCCATCAATTTAAGAAGACATAATATAGTGAAACATGCACAGCGTCGGAAGCCAATTAATTCTACTAACCCTAAGGAAAAACTACAAGCATTTTGGAATGCGGTACAATTTCAGATGGCTATTGGcttttcttctttatctttCCTTTGCATCATTAATTGGAGACTCCTTCTGATTCTATGGTGTGTTCTTTGATTAGCTCTCGGTTGAACAACAAAAAGAAGTTCTTTTTGTCAAAGGTGATGCTATTCTAGCTCAAGTCAAAGTTCCAGATTCTTCAGTAAAGAAGGATTTGGAAGTACTGAAGGATTTGGAAGAATTTGCTCAGATATATGCACATTTAATCAAGTGTACCTCACAACTCAAAACTCGTCTTGCTAGCAAGTTTCAACATGAAGACCCTTATCTTACTCGGGAGAGTAATTatttcacagctgcttctgccCTCTTGGTAAAAGaatattattgtgtttgtgATACATGTTCGTCGTTGTGATTTTGAAACTCCACTTTTAACTATTTGAATATTATTGTGTTTGATATACATATGCGTTTGTTGGGACTTGTGTTTAACTAAGAAATTGGATGCAAATGTTAAAACGCTTATCAATTCCTTTGTTATTACTTTTTGTTTGTTAATGGATGTTATATGTACATGTTTATTTTCTTGCAGGAAATTGTCGAAGCTAAATCTTCTAGGTTTCCCATAACTGTTGAagatttgttttctattttagaTAAAGCAAGTGAAGGAACATTTCTGTTGGGTGAATTTTCATCAGTGAAGCAGTCTATGTTTGAGGAGAACAAAGATGATATTGGCCTTATTGACGTAGTTGCTTATACCAGCTTTATATTGGAAAGGcaattggtattttttttttctgataagctcttttcttattttctcaTTCAGTTTAAAATGTCAATCTTTCAATATCAGATACTAAATGCAGACATTATTTATGTCTGATTGAAACATGTACTACATTACTACTTGATCTGACTAGTTTGTTTatggtatttttttttggttgttttttaTTGCTCAATCAGTTAGAAAAGGAGCGTAATCATTTCAAGTTGGTAAGGCAATCTCTCTCTTACTTTATGTGATTTTACTTCCACGTCGTCTATGTCGTTTTTATGTTTAAATGTTGTATTCATTATACATTTCTCAGCTGGAAGAAAAAGCTAAGGCAAGTTATGAGGAGCTGATTAACGAAGAAGCTGCAGAGAGAAGGTTTTTTCTTACTTCTGTGCTTTCTTTTACTCGGTACTTTGGTAGAAAGTGGAAATTACTTATCGATGCATGGAACATAATTTTTGAAGGCAACTACATTGTCCTGAAAATTTTTGAAGCTTCAAGCATTTCCAAATTCGCATATACACATTTCTTTATAATTAGTCCCCTGATTTTAGTTTTTTAATCTCAACAGtcaaaaagcaaagaaaaagaaaaagaaacagccAAAAGGTCAAAGAGATTGCACATTCAAACATTGACATCAACTCGTGGAACACCAATGCCAATTGAACT
This portion of the Rosa chinensis cultivar Old Blush chromosome 1, RchiOBHm-V2, whole genome shotgun sequence genome encodes:
- the LOC112177362 gene encoding UPF0496 protein At3g49070 is translated as MTQKLSARIRKFISCTASSRPLGTPNSSMGVDVTEEYANAFRTESYLDFWTRVVTLSNADSTGSKLIQMESRTAARLPSYRLFVEHLLDPDQTMITRILALTRNHPKNHALLSDYFTQTADASALCGLLLKDIDRTRVKYRTIRTTLQSLNKCLAPTTLNQLTKFSIVLSPKRIQSIQVRCSDLLKRLELTRNKTRAKLSLTGKFQTGSAIILVAITTTLSVIVVTHALALVVAAPTLIATSLDLASSRRLARMAAQLDAATKGAYIVNRDLETVSRLVARLNDELEHMRGMVQFWVERGEEDWLQAGGEVARQLKKNDCSFRQQLDELEEHLYLCFMTINRARNLVVKEILDPGQTTNSHTTLAM
- the LOC112181570 gene encoding uncharacterized protein LOC112181570, whose amino-acid sequence is MEPYTRDPLYTIYESVRDLREHCETCSAIFLSPINLRRHNIVKHAQRRKPINSTNPKEKLQAFWNALSVEQQKEVLFVKGDAILAQVKVPDSSVKKDLEVLKDLEEFAQIYAHLIKCTSQLKTRLASKFQHEDPYLTRESNYFTAASALLEIVEAKSSRFPITVEDLFSILDKASEGTFLLGEFSSVKQSMFEENKDDIGLIDVVAYTSFILERQLLEKERNHFKLLEEKAKASYEELINEEAAERSQKAKKKKKKQPKGQRDCTFKH